TGACCTTCCGGTACGGTTTCCACTTGTTGTTGATCTTACACGCGCCTATAATTTCAAACGTCTGGTTCTCCATGACTGTATCACTCCAAAAACCCAAAGACTTCTTCTATTCGTCCCAGTTCAAACCCGCTCGTAACGGACCCTGCGATGTACCCCTTGCTGTTCGCAAGGACTCCGGTGCCCACGAGACCGCTTCCCATGTTGACCGACCCGAGGCCGATCGGAAGGTCGACGACCCGTTCGAGGCCGGCGATCTCCGTATCGTTGGCTCTCGGGTGAACGAGAATGCCCTTGTTCGTCGCAGACCCGGCCATGCCGACGGTTTTGATGCCGCCAAGCGATAACCGGACCACCGGCACAGAGAGGAACGACCCGATCTCCTCGGCGACATCGATCTCCATCTCGGGATGGACGGCGGCAACATAGTCGTTTGCGAGGATAACGTTGCCCGCCGCGTTCATGGAACCCTCGAGCAGGAGAACGTCCCGGTGCTCCCTGAGGACCGTCAGTTCCTCGTCGGTAACGAGGCCGCTGACGACCAGGCCCTGGCTGTTTCCCGCAACAAGCGAGCCGATGATGCTGCTTCCCTGAATATAGGTGCTCACGATCTCGACATCGAGTTCTCGTGCGAGAGCCTCGGTGAACTCCCCGGGCGCCCCGGGGTACACGATCGCTATATCCTCAAAGACGCGGGCGTAAACGCCTATGTTCGGATCGCCGGACAGATCGATCGTCCCTGTCATTTCACTCCTCGGCGAGTTCGGCCTGAACCTGCCCGTCCTCGAACTTCATCGCGCGGACGCGAATCTTTCGCGGGGGCTTCTGGCTGCCGTTCTCCCAGACCTTCTCGTTGATGCTTCGGTCGAGTTTGACGTCTTCACTCTTCATGTGCCGCACAAGAAACGCCCTGATGTCCTTGATGGCGGTGTTGCCCCTCTTCCACCGGGGTGCACGCTTCACGTCGCGGAGGGGGATGATATAGATATGTTCCTTCAATGCCTCTGCCATAGTCTTACACCTTCAGAGAACTCCGTCTCCAGTTGCGCCGCTTCGGATGCGACGCAACCGCACGGTTGGTCCTGATCATCACCCATGCAGGCACGCGGCGGTTCTGCTCGCATGCCTTTGCCAGCCGGATCTTCCGGCCCTTCATTAACTTGCTCATAACTCTCACTCTCGCACTCTTTCAGGTATTCTTCCTCGCGACCACCAGCGACTGCAGGTGATGGGGAGGGAAGAGCAGCGCCGGATCGATGCCGCGAGCGCGAAGCGCATCCCGGATCTCCCCTTCGTAGTCGCCGTTCCCGATGACGCCCGTCTCCCCGTACCGCACCACGAGCAGCCGCCCGGCGAGGCGTTCCACCTCCGGTTTCCCGTAGCCGAGGAGCGGCCGGACGTAGGAGCAGCCGGTGGTCATCTCCAGGTGCTGCACCTCGGATCGCTCGATCCGGGGGACCCGGTCTTCCCGGCGGGTGCCGTCTCCGACCACCGCATACTCGCGGGAGAGGATCTCGATCGCCGTCCGGTGGACCATATCGATCGCGTCGTTCGGGTAACCGCACGTTAGCAGCAGGTCGACAGCCTCTTCGAGGAGGTCTCGCCCGAGCACTCTTTTCCTGAAGGGAAGGTCCAGGGCGGCCGCTGCAGCCCGCACCTCCGGAACCTCACGGTCGGGATCGAATACACAGGTATTCAGTTCCACGCCGTAATCGCGCGCGAGCATGATTGCCGCCAGCGCACTATCTTTCCCTCCCGAGAAGAGCACACCCGCTTCCATTACTTCCGCGTAATCCTGAACTCTTTCTTCGACGGCGTCAACTGGGCAAGCAGGCCCTTTAACTGCTCGTCGGTGATCCGCTGCCGGACTCTGCCGCTCTGCGCGAGCATCACCAGTTGCTGCTCGACCGCTTTTGCAAACTCCGGCCGGGTCAACTTGATGGTATTGAGTCTCTCCCTCGCTTCAGGTTCGAGGATCTCCATGAGCGCAGCACGGACCTGTGCGTCGATCTGTTGCTGGCGTGCTGCCTCATCTTCCATCGACTGCTGGCTCATCGCCTGCCGTTGCATCTGTTCCATCTTCCGGCGGCGGAGTTCCGCGAGTTCGTCGTCTACCATCAGTCATACCTCCTTTCGATCAGTACTTCGCAAGTCCCGGAGCAACCTCGGCAGCCTGAGCCTTCAGGCTGTTTGCGGTGTTGTCCAGGAAGGATCTGCCGGCCGGGGTGACCGTGCGCCCGCCGCTCGAATGAGAGACGTAGCCGGCCGCTTCGAGCTGCTGGAAGAGCTTCCGGACGATCGCACCGCTTCCCTTCCTGAACTGGGAGGGAGCCGGGCCCCGGTTACGCTTGCCGCCGTAGATGGAGCGCATCCGCTGGATACCGACCGGACCGTCGGTGTAGATACGCCGGAGAACCGACGCCGCACGCACATACCACCAGTCGTCATTCTCGGGGGGCATCTCTTTGTGTACCCCCGTCTTTGCAAAAGCGGCCCAGTCGGGGGGCTGAATCTGCGGGTTTTTCTTGAGTTCTTCTGCCACCTGCCGGATGAACATATCGGCAGGGATGTCATATACAGTCGTCATAGATGAACCTCACTCTCGCTAACAGTCTTTACATATTCGTCCAGTGATGTTTTATATATTTCGAGGATTGTGCCCGGACGATCGGCCTCGCCGCTCCGTGAGGACGAGTGTCCGCCCCCGGACCTCGACCAGGACCGCACCGGCCGATGCCGCTATCTCCTCGGGATCGACTTCGGTGTTCCGGAGCCATCTCACCTTGACGACCTTCCGGTCTTTGAGCTGGCGTCGGATCTCATCGATCATAACGCTTGTGATACCCCGCTTTCCCACCCAGATGGTGGGTTTGAGATCCTGATACGATTCTTTACTCATGGTTGAGGCCTCCCGACCGGATACCGTGACCGGTGCCCGCAGGCAAGACAGGTGACGACCACGCGGCCCCGGTGGATCCTGACCCGGGCGTTCGACCCGGGGACCAGGTAGACGCTGCACCGGCGGCAGAAACGGCGTTTCAGCGGCCGCTCAATCCGTATCCGGTGGCGCATGCCGATCTTCCGGGCCAGTTCCACACAGCGGTTGCTCCAGACGGGGTTTTCCGGGTAGAACTCCGCGGCACGCGCAAAGAGGACGGCGATCCTCTCGCGGGCGAGCCTCCGGGAGCCAGATTTTCGTGTAGTATCTGCCATGGTGCGATCCGTTCCATCGAATATGGTGGGTCTTGAGATAGGAGGGGAGAGAATATATAAGAGTTTGATGCCTGGGGTCAGCGGATCCGCACCCGCCGACCGGTGACCTCCAGGCGGTCTTCGCAGAAGAGTTTTACGGCGAACGGGAGGGCTTCGTGCTCCTCGACGAGGATCCGGTCGGCGAGCGTCGATTCGTCGTCGTCCGGGAGGACCGGAACGCACCGCTGGACGACGATGGGGCCGGTATCCATCCCCTCGTCCACCAGGTGGACGGTGCAGCCCGAGACCTTCACCCCGCTCTCGACCGCCTGCCGCTGAGCATGCAGGCCGGCAAACGACGGGAGCAGGGCAGGGTGGATGTTCATCATCCGGCCCGAGAACTCGTGGACGATACCGGGCCCGAGGATCCGCATGTAGCCGGCGAGGACGAAGAGGTCCGCCCGGCAGCTCCGCATCGCATCGAGGAGTGCCTCCTCGTAGGCGGCCTTCGAGGAGAAACGCGCATAGTCGATGACTGTAACCGGCATCCCGGCAGCTTCGGCCCGCTTGATCGCGTATGCCCCGGGGTTGTCGGTGACGAGACCGACGCAGACCGCCGGGATCTCGGCGGCCGCAATGGCATCGATCACCGCCTGAAAGTTCGATCCTCTCCCCGAGGCGAGTACCGCTATCCGCTTTTTGTCACCAGGTCTCTCTCTATCCATGAATATCGTTCTCCGGACTTACCGGGCCTCCCCCGGCCCGGTCTGAGGTGCGAGGATCAGTTTCACCTTGACGATCCGCCGGCCCCGCATCTGCATCACCACCAGCGTGATGTTGCTCTCCTCGACCTTGACCACCTCGCCGCGGCGGGGGATGTGCCCCAGCCGGTCGATGACAAGGCCGCCGATGCTCTCGTAGGTATCCGTCAGCGGGAGGGCCAGGTTCAGGTCCTCGTTGAGGTGCTCCACCCACGCCCGTGCGTCGACCAGGTAGACGCCTTCCTCGATCTGCTGCACCTCGGGCTCCTCCTCGTCGAATTCGTCCATGATCTCGCCGACCAGTTCCTCGAGCATGTCTTCGACCGTCACGATACCGGCAAACGACCCGTATTCGTCGAGAACGACCGCCATATGCTGCTTCTTCAGCTGAAGCTCCTTTAAGAGCTCGTCGATCTTCTTGCTCTCGGGAACGAAGTAGGGCTCGTACATCAGGTTTCCGATCGTTGCGCTCGTCTGCTGGCGGAAGACCGCGGCAAAGACGTCCTTGACGTTCAAGAGCCCGATGACGTTATCGATATGCTCGTGGTAGACCGGAATTCGGGAGAAACCTGTCTCGTTGAAGATGGAGAGGGCGTTCTCGAGCGTGGCCGTATTCTCGATCATGACGACGTCCACCCGGGGCGTCATTACCTCGCGAACTGTCGTGTCTCCAAAGCGCAGCACGGAGTAGAGCATGTCCCGCTCCTCCTCTTCGATGGTGCCCTCCTCCTCGCCGACGTCGATCCACTCCTTGATCTCCTCCTCGGTGACGACCGGCTCGGTCACGCCGGGCCTGAAGGCAAACTGCCCCTTGATGCGGTCCAGGACCCAGAGCACCGGGTAGAGCACCTTCGAGAGGTAGAGGATCGGGCGGGCGACACGGAGCGCGAGTTCCTCGGTGTGTCGGGAGGCGTACATCTTCGGCCCGATCTCGCCGAAGATCAGCATCAGGATGACCGTGACGCCGGTCGCTATCCCGATACCGACGTCGCCGTAGATGGCGATGGCGATCGCGGTCGCGAGCGATGCTGCGGCCACGTTGACGACGTTGTTCCCGATCAGGATGGTTATCAGGAGGGCATCGGTCGACCGTTTCAGCGTATCGAGGGCTTTCGCTCCTTTACGGCTCTGGTTCAAGAGTGCCCGAACTTTCGCCCGGGTTATCGAGATAAGGGCGACTTCCGAACTTGAGAAGAAGCCCGAAAGGAGCAGACAAACAATGAATAAAATGATCTCTATGGTTAGAAGGTCTACGACTACCATTTACTCCACGCCGCATCAAGCGGCAGCATCCGGTATTGGTTCATTGCCGGGATTTTATGAATTATGTCGTGGGCAGATGTTATAAAACCAGCGCTTCAGGAGAATATCTCCTGTAGTGTCTCCAATTCGCGCATGAGGAGCACAACCTTCTCTTCGGATGAGAGAGTCTCCGGAAAGACCATGTCCTCGAGTTCCAGGGTGAGATACCCGCCGTAGCCCCGGTCTGCAAGTTCCGCAAGCACCCGGGTCGCGGCCGGGTCGCCATGTATGGGGTGGTGGGGTCGCCCGTTCCCGCCGAGTGCGCTGACGTGGACGTTCGTCATCCTCTCGATGCAGAGATCGATGAACCGGATCGTCTCGTCGCAGGACGTCATCATGGCGTGCCCCATATCCAGCGTGAACCAGAGCCAGGGTTCCCGCTCGAGCACCTCGGCCGCATCCTCGGCGGTGGAGAGGAGGGAGTTGACCCGGGGCTCCAGGTTCTCGATCGCCACCTTCACCTGCGTCCCCTCCGCCGCTTCCCGGACCCTGGCGATGTAATCGTCGAACCGCCGGTAGTCGTAGGCGCTCGGGTGCCGTTTCGCCGTCCTTCTCCCGGGGTGGACGGTGACCACGCCGGCACCCATCCTGTCCGCCATCCGGACCGCCTCGACGGTGTAGTCGACCGATATCTCGGCGACCCGGGGATTGATGGAGCAGGGGTTCAAATCCAGCGTCGGCGCGTGAACGGTGATCGGTGAGAGTTCCGGGTGGCCGGCGATACACCTCGAAAGTTCGTCCTCGGGACGGTCGCGAAGCCAGAAGTGCGGTGTCTCGACCCAGAACTCGAGCCCGTCGAGGCCGGACTCGGCAACGTAGTCGAAGATGTAGTCACAGGGGTACTCGTGGAAGAACATGGTCGAGACGGCGAAACGACCCATAACACTACTTGATATAAACCATCGGTCTAATAGATTGTGATGATGCTCGGCGGTCATTCCACCGGCCCGGAGCGGTTCGGCACTCCGATTCTCGGGGTCTCAGAGGTCTCGGGACTCATCTGCGACCTCCTCGACGACGGCCGCCTGCACCAGATCTGGGTGCGGGGGGAGGTGACCAACTACAGGGACCACACCTCCGGCCACCGTTATTTCTCGCTTTCGGAGCGAAAGGGAAGGAATTCCGCGCTGCTCAACTGCGTGATGTGGCGCACCTATACGTCGGCGCTCGCGTTCGCGCCGAAAGACGGCATGGACGTCCTCGCCTGGGGGTCCGTGGAGGTCTACGAGCCTCACGGCAGGTACCAGTTCATCGTCCGGGAGATGCTCCCGGCGGGCCTCGGCGAGCGCCACCTCATGGTCGAGCGCTGGAAGCAGGAACTCGACGCCGAGGGGCTTTTTGCCCCCGAACGGAGACGGCCACTCCCTCTCTTCCCGCACCGGGTCGGCGTGGTCACCTCCCCGACCGGCGCGGCGGTGAAGGATATCCTCTCGGTCATCTCCCGGCGGTACCCGGCCGAGGTGGTCCTCTCCCCGACGGCCGTCCAGGGCGACGGGGCGCACATCGAGATCGCGGAGGCGATCCGGCGGATCGACGGGCTCGTGGACGTGATCATCGTCGGGCGCGGGGGAGGGAGTTTTGAGGACCTCTTCCCCTTCAACCACCCGGACGTCGTCAGAGCCGTCGCCGCGTGTAAGACGCCCGTGATCAGCGCCGTCGGGCACGAGGTGGACACCGCCCTCTGCGACTTCGCCGCGGACCTCCGGGCGCCGACGCCGTCGGCAGCGGCGGAACGGGCCGTGCCCGAGCGCCGGGAGGTGCTCCGGGAACTCTCCGGGTACGGGGAGAGGATGGAAGTACTCCTTCTCCACCGCCTCGCGGCCTCGGCAAGCGAGGTCGAGGACCTCGCGGGACGCATGCATCCCCGGCGGCTCTCACGCAGGGTTCACGAGCGGATGCAGCGCCTCGCCGAGCACGAGGAACTGCTCCACCGGGCGGCGCTCGCCCGGGTGCAGCGTGAACGGGCCGCCCTCGCGGAAGTCCGCGCGAGCCTTGCGGGGCAAAACCCGCTCGCCATCCTGGAGCGGGGCTACTGCATCGTCGAGTCGGGCGGGAAGGTCGCGAGAAGCGCCGCGGGTCTCCGGCCGAACGACCGCGTGGTGTTGCGAATGAAGGACGGGCGGGCGAGAGCCGTCGTGGAGGAGATAACGTATGACAGAGACCTTTGAAGAGATGCTGGAAGAACTGCGGGGGATTGTCCGGAGACTGGAAGACGGCGAGACGAGCCTTGAGGAGAGCATCGCCATCTACGAACGCGGTGCACTCCTCGTGAAGCAGTGCGAAGACCTGCTCGGCACGGCCGAGATGAAACTCACCGAGCTCGGTCGCGACCGGTAAAGCGGTAGAGCCCCGGCGGGATGCCGGGTGCGCACGCGGGGTCCCGGGACCGGGCTCAGGGATCCTCGCACCTACGGTGCTCATGCCCCGTTCCGTGGGAGCGGCGCATCCTACGGGCCATCGCATCCTACGGACAGTCGTTACTCGCACCTGCGGTGCTCGAACTCCGGCCCTACGGCCCGTCGCCCTCGGGGATCTCCGCCTCGAGTTCGATCACCAGTTCCTCCCCCCGCCGGAGCGCCTCGATGAACTCCCGGGGGAGGGCGGCCGCGACCCGGTCGGACCGGATGCCCACCGTCCGGTCGGAGACGAAGTCGCTCCGCCGCCAGACGAGATCCGCAGGATGGTCCAGGGTGAACGCCGCGCTTCCCCTTGAGCGGACCTCGACGGTCTCGTTCCCTGCGGTAAGCCGGGTC
This portion of the Methanoculleus oceani genome encodes:
- a CDS encoding translation initiation factor IF-6 encodes the protein MTGTIDLSGDPNIGVYARVFEDIAIVYPGAPGEFTEALARELDVEIVSTYIQGSSIIGSLVAGNSQGLVVSGLVTDEELTVLREHRDVLLLEGSMNAAGNVILANDYVAAVHPEMEIDVAEEIGSFLSVPVVRLSLGGIKTVGMAGSATNKGILVHPRANDTEIAGLERVVDLPIGLGSVNMGSGLVGTGVLANSKGYIAGSVTSGFELGRIEEVFGFLE
- a CDS encoding 50S ribosomal protein L31e — translated: MAEALKEHIYIIPLRDVKRAPRWKRGNTAIKDIRAFLVRHMKSEDVKLDRSINEKVWENGSQKPPRKIRVRAMKFEDGQVQAELAEE
- a CDS encoding 50S ribosomal protein L39e, encoding MSKLMKGRKIRLAKACEQNRRVPAWVMIRTNRAVASHPKRRNWRRSSLKV
- a CDS encoding DUF7411 family protein: MEAGVLFSGGKDSALAAIMLARDYGVELNTCVFDPDREVPEVRAAAAALDLPFRKRVLGRDLLEEAVDLLLTCGYPNDAIDMVHRTAIEILSREYAVVGDGTRREDRVPRIERSEVQHLEMTTGCSYVRPLLGYGKPEVERLAGRLLVVRYGETGVIGNGDYEGEIRDALRARGIDPALLFPPHHLQSLVVARKNT
- a CDS encoding DNA-binding protein, which translates into the protein MVDDELAELRRRKMEQMQRQAMSQQSMEDEAARQQQIDAQVRAALMEILEPEARERLNTIKLTRPEFAKAVEQQLVMLAQSGRVRQRITDEQLKGLLAQLTPSKKEFRITRK
- a CDS encoding 30S ribosomal protein S19e, which codes for MTTVYDIPADMFIRQVAEELKKNPQIQPPDWAAFAKTGVHKEMPPENDDWWYVRAASVLRRIYTDGPVGIQRMRSIYGGKRNRGPAPSQFRKGSGAIVRKLFQQLEAAGYVSHSSGGRTVTPAGRSFLDNTANSLKAQAAEVAPGLAKY
- a CDS encoding YhbY family RNA-binding protein, translating into MSKESYQDLKPTIWVGKRGITSVMIDEIRRQLKDRKVVKVRWLRNTEVDPEEIAASAGAVLVEVRGRTLVLTERRGRSSGHNPRNI
- a CDS encoding ribonuclease P protein component 4, which encodes MADTTRKSGSRRLARERIAVLFARAAEFYPENPVWSNRCVELARKIGMRHRIRIERPLKRRFCRRCSVYLVPGSNARVRIHRGRVVVTCLACGHRSRYPVGRPQP
- the purN gene encoding phosphoribosylglycinamide formyltransferase, which encodes MDRERPGDKKRIAVLASGRGSNFQAVIDAIAAAEIPAVCVGLVTDNPGAYAIKRAEAAGMPVTVIDYARFSSKAAYEEALLDAMRSCRADLFVLAGYMRILGPGIVHEFSGRMMNIHPALLPSFAGLHAQRQAVESGVKVSGCTVHLVDEGMDTGPIVVQRCVPVLPDDDESTLADRILVEEHEALPFAVKLFCEDRLEVTGRRVRIR
- a CDS encoding hemolysin family protein; this translates as MVVVDLLTIEIILFIVCLLLSGFFSSSEVALISITRAKVRALLNQSRKGAKALDTLKRSTDALLITILIGNNVVNVAAASLATAIAIAIYGDVGIGIATGVTVILMLIFGEIGPKMYASRHTEELALRVARPILYLSKVLYPVLWVLDRIKGQFAFRPGVTEPVVTEEEIKEWIDVGEEEGTIEEEERDMLYSVLRFGDTTVREVMTPRVDVVMIENTATLENALSIFNETGFSRIPVYHEHIDNVIGLLNVKDVFAAVFRQQTSATIGNLMYEPYFVPESKKIDELLKELQLKKQHMAVVLDEYGSFAGIVTVEDMLEELVGEIMDEFDEEEPEVQQIEEGVYLVDARAWVEHLNEDLNLALPLTDTYESIGGLVIDRLGHIPRRGEVVKVEESNITLVVMQMRGRRIVKVKLILAPQTGPGEAR
- a CDS encoding sugar phosphate isomerase/epimerase family protein, with the translated sequence MGRFAVSTMFFHEYPCDYIFDYVAESGLDGLEFWVETPHFWLRDRPEDELSRCIAGHPELSPITVHAPTLDLNPCSINPRVAEISVDYTVEAVRMADRMGAGVVTVHPGRRTAKRHPSAYDYRRFDDYIARVREAAEGTQVKVAIENLEPRVNSLLSTAEDAAEVLEREPWLWFTLDMGHAMMTSCDETIRFIDLCIERMTNVHVSALGGNGRPHHPIHGDPAATRVLAELADRGYGGYLTLELEDMVFPETLSSEEKVVLLMRELETLQEIFS
- the xseA gene encoding exodeoxyribonuclease VII large subunit, which encodes MMLGGHSTGPERFGTPILGVSEVSGLICDLLDDGRLHQIWVRGEVTNYRDHTSGHRYFSLSERKGRNSALLNCVMWRTYTSALAFAPKDGMDVLAWGSVEVYEPHGRYQFIVREMLPAGLGERHLMVERWKQELDAEGLFAPERRRPLPLFPHRVGVVTSPTGAAVKDILSVISRRYPAEVVLSPTAVQGDGAHIEIAEAIRRIDGLVDVIIVGRGGGSFEDLFPFNHPDVVRAVAACKTPVISAVGHEVDTALCDFAADLRAPTPSAAAERAVPERREVLRELSGYGERMEVLLLHRLAASASEVEDLAGRMHPRRLSRRVHERMQRLAEHEELLHRAALARVQRERAALAEVRASLAGQNPLAILERGYCIVESGGKVARSAAGLRPNDRVVLRMKDGRARAVVEEITYDRDL
- the xseB gene encoding exodeoxyribonuclease VII small subunit; translation: MTETFEEMLEELRGIVRRLEDGETSLEESIAIYERGALLVKQCEDLLGTAEMKLTELGRDR
- a CDS encoding DUF371 domain-containing protein, with product MKARDIVRARGHPLVRGTHPTTFEVTRDETLTETGDCIIAVAADKGAADLDPDLKELLRDDRAVVTTRLTAGNETVEVRSRGSAAFTLDHPADLVWRRSDFVSDRTVGIRSDRVAAALPREFIEALRRGEELVIELEAEIPEGDGP